In one Nostoc sp. KVJ3 genomic region, the following are encoded:
- a CDS encoding calcium-binding protein has product MSRLIVSSPSLIGTSGSDLVTGLEDNGYYPAIGIEVLKKGVIDTRGGNDTISGTGTGFSDGFDASTGTGIANSGIINAGRGDDTISGTGNGGFWYRSFLPGTGISNTQSGYINGEDGNDLIKGTGTGSDGLGVGITKGINNTQYSHINGGCGNDSIEGTGNGIGISNTQHSRIDGGYGNDFIEGTGKNVSYGEDVDGTGIFNSDGSVISGGFGNDSITGIGKGGNGETDPSPGRNLPAGNGIGISNSKGSVISTGQGNDFLSGTGTGGAGDDSLLVFGFGVVPPGVGMGIVNSGIISLGDGNDTIIGTGISQGIGFLNTNGIICGGAGDDTLAGYGTSIGIQGGTIDGGSGNDYFKARRIDANGNPVSNQGGDIANVLIKGGCGNDIFDVGYGNATIDGGSGWNKLILPDFKSDYTITGSSDNYTIKRDGFVLNVLNVEQIAFLGVLPHA; this is encoded by the coding sequence ATGTCCAGATTAATTGTTTCTTCTCCCTCACTCATCGGCACCTCTGGTTCGGATCTGGTGACTGGTCTTGAAGATAATGGATATTATCCCGCAATTGGAATTGAGGTTTTAAAAAAGGGAGTCATTGATACTAGAGGCGGTAACGACACTATCTCTGGTACTGGCACTGGCTTCAGCGACGGCTTTGACGCAAGCACTGGCACTGGCATTGCCAACAGTGGCATCATCAATGCAGGGAGGGGAGACGATACTATCTCTGGCACTGGCAATGGTGGTTTCTGGTATAGAAGCTTTCTACCGGGTACAGGGATCTCCAATACTCAGAGTGGCTACATTAATGGAGAAGACGGAAATGATTTGATCAAGGGAACCGGAACCGGAAGTGACGGGTTGGGAGTAGGTATCACTAAAGGTATCAATAATACCCAGTATAGCCACATTAATGGAGGTTGCGGGAACGACTCTATAGAAGGAACTGGTAATGGTATAGGAATCTCTAACACTCAGCATAGCCGCATTGATGGAGGTTACGGGAACGACTTTATCGAGGGAACTGGTAAGAATGTTTCTTATGGAGAGGATGTGGATGGTACAGGCATCTTCAACAGTGATGGCAGCGTGATTAGTGGAGGCTTTGGAAACGATTCTATTACTGGTATCGGCAAGGGCGGTAATGGAGAAACAGATCCTTCTCCTGGTCGTAATCTCCCTGCGGGGAATGGTATAGGTATTTCCAACAGCAAGGGTAGCGTAATTAGTACAGGGCAGGGAAACGACTTCCTTTCTGGCACGGGTACAGGCGGTGCAGGGGATGACAGTCTCCTTGTGTTTGGGTTTGGGGTGGTTCCACCTGGTGTAGGTATGGGTATTGTTAACAGTGGTATCATCAGTTTAGGCGATGGCAACGATACCATCATCGGTACTGGGATTAGTCAAGGCATAGGTTTTCTTAATACTAATGGCATTATCTGTGGAGGGGCTGGAGATGATACCCTTGCTGGCTATGGCACCAGTATTGGTATTCAAGGCGGCACTATTGATGGCGGAAGCGGTAACGATTACTTCAAAGCTCGTCGAATTGATGCTAACGGTAATCCCGTTTCAAACCAAGGGGGCGATATTGCCAATGTCTTAATTAAAGGTGGATGTGGAAACGACATATTTGATGTTGGTTACGGTAATGCCACCATTGATGGTGGTTCGGGATGGAACAAGCTAATTCTGCCCGACTTCAAAAGTGATTACACCATCACCGGCAGTTCCGACAATTACACCATTAAACGCGATGGGTTCGTCCTCAATGTCTTGAATGTTGAACAAATCGCATTTCTTGGCGTTCTGCCTCATGCTTAG